A region from the Parabacteroides sp. FAFU027 genome encodes:
- a CDS encoding ABC-F family ATP-binding cassette domain-containing protein — MISVEGLTVEFGGFTLLDDITYVINKKDRIGLVGKNGAGKSTMLKILAGVQTPTRGNVSYPKEVTIGYLPQHMVHDNSRTVIEEAEQAFKHLFDKEKEIEKMNLELAERTDYESDSYHKLIDRVTHANEQLAMMGFANYMADIEKTLMGLGFKRSDFDRPTSEFSGGWRMRIELAKLLMRQPDVLLLDEPTNHLDIESIQWLEQFLSTRANAVVLVSHDRAFLDNVTTRTIEISLGDIHDYKVSYSKYVVLREERREQQLRAYENQQKQIADTEAFIERFRYKSTKSVQVQSRIKQLDKIERIEIDEIDRSALSLRFPPAPRSGDYPVIADDLTKYYDDYLVFANANFTIKRGEKVAFVGKNGEGKSTLVKCIMNETGFSGVLKLGHNVKIGYFAQNQAQLLDENLTVFETIDYVAVGDIRTKIRDILGAFMFGGEASDKKVKVLSGGERSRLAMIRLLLEPVNLLILDEPTNHLDMRSKDVLKGAIKDFDGTVIVVSHDREFLDGLVDKVYEFGNQKVTEHLGGIYAFLEKKKMENLQELERKTVADKEAATVEASKSSGQESYEARKEFSKQIRKIEKSIADAEKQIEKIETEISVLEEKMATPEGASDVSLYTQHGALKQKLSAEMDRWTDLTMELDEIKG; from the coding sequence ATGATTTCAGTAGAAGGATTGACCGTAGAGTTTGGCGGTTTTACACTGTTGGACGACATCACATACGTAATAAACAAGAAAGACCGCATCGGTCTGGTCGGTAAAAACGGTGCCGGAAAGAGTACCATGCTGAAGATTTTGGCAGGTGTGCAGACTCCGACACGCGGAAACGTCAGCTACCCCAAAGAGGTGACTATCGGCTATCTGCCCCAGCACATGGTGCATGATAACAGCCGCACCGTGATTGAGGAAGCCGAGCAGGCATTCAAGCATCTTTTTGATAAGGAAAAAGAGATTGAGAAGATGAATCTCGAACTGGCGGAACGCACCGATTACGAGTCTGATTCCTACCACAAACTGATTGACCGGGTGACCCATGCCAACGAACAACTGGCCATGATGGGTTTTGCCAATTACATGGCAGATATCGAAAAGACGCTGATGGGATTGGGCTTCAAACGCAGTGATTTTGACCGGCCTACTTCGGAGTTCAGCGGAGGATGGCGTATGCGTATTGAGTTGGCTAAATTGCTGATGCGTCAGCCGGATGTGTTGCTGCTCGATGAGCCGACCAACCACCTCGATATCGAGTCTATCCAGTGGTTGGAACAGTTTCTGTCGACGCGTGCCAATGCTGTGGTGCTGGTGTCGCACGACCGTGCCTTTCTCGATAACGTGACTACCCGTACTATTGAGATTTCGCTGGGGGACATCCATGATTATAAAGTTTCCTATTCCAAATATGTGGTGCTGCGCGAAGAACGCCGTGAGCAGCAGCTTCGCGCTTATGAAAACCAGCAGAAACAGATTGCAGATACCGAAGCCTTTATCGAACGTTTCCGCTACAAGTCAACCAAATCGGTACAAGTACAGTCGCGCATCAAGCAACTGGATAAAATCGAGCGAATCGAAATTGATGAAATCGACCGTTCTGCACTCAGCCTGCGATTTCCACCGGCACCCCGTTCGGGTGATTATCCGGTGATTGCAGATGATTTGACCAAGTACTATGATGATTATCTGGTCTTTGCCAATGCCAACTTTACCATCAAGCGGGGAGAGAAGGTGGCGTTTGTCGGCAAGAACGGTGAAGGGAAGTCAACTTTAGTAAAATGTATCATGAACGAAACCGGTTTTTCGGGCGTTCTAAAGCTGGGTCACAATGTTAAGATTGGTTATTTTGCCCAGAACCAGGCGCAGTTGCTTGATGAGAACCTGACCGTTTTTGAGACCATTGACTATGTTGCAGTCGGAGACATCCGTACCAAAATCCGGGATATTCTCGGCGCATTCATGTTTGGCGGAGAGGCTTCGGACAAGAAGGTGAAGGTGCTTTCGGGAGGTGAACGTAGCCGTTTGGCAATGATTCGTTTGCTGCTGGAACCGGTTAACCTGCTGATTCTCGATGAGCCGACCAACCACCTCGATATGCGTTCGAAGGATGTGCTCAAAGGTGCTATCAAAGACTTTGACGGTACGGTGATTGTCGTCTCGCATGACCGTGAATTTCTTGACGGACTGGTGGATAAAGTCTATGAGTTCGGTAATCAGAAAGTGACCGAACACCTTGGCGGAATCTACGCTTTCCTCGAGAAAAAGAAGATGGAAAACCTTCAGGAACTGGAACGTAAAACTGTCGCAGACAAAGAAGCTGCAACCGTAGAGGCTTCGAAAAGTTCCGGTCAGGAAAGTTACGAAGCGCGTAAAGAGTTCAGTAAGCAAATCCGTAAAATCGAGAAGTCGATTGCCGATGCCGAAAAACAGATAGAGAAAATCGAAACGGAGATTTCAGTATTGGAAGAAAAAATGGCAACTCCGGAAGGCGCATCGGATGTTTCTCTTTACACGCAACACGGGGCATTGAAACAAAAGCTTTCCGCTGAAATGGACCGCTGGACGGACCTGACCATGGAACTGGACGAAATAAAAGGCTGA
- a CDS encoding sigma-54-dependent transcriptional regulator → MQQRILIIEDDTTFGTMLQRWCLRNGYEAELCSKVSAAQEVLTNKKVNLVLTDLRLPDGDGILLLQWIREQKMTMPVIVMTSYAEIRSAVAAMKLGAEDFLEKPINPTVLKEKIEQALSKTQEKVRPTQPVKPIANNMVMGKSAGARLMYNHILRVAPTRMAVLILGESGTGKEYAARMIHENSTRKNKPFIAVDCGSLSRELAPSELFGHLKGSFTSAVEDKTGVFVQANEGTVFLDEVGNLSYDVQVQLLRALQEQKVRPVGSAKDIKVDVRILAATNENLETAIAEGRFREDLYHRLNEFSVFVPPLRERKGDIEVFANEFLRQANEELDKAILGFTPEALAMLEKHHWSGNLRELRNTVRRVVLFASGEMITPEDFPAFAAAPTIEDMALQPENEREQIENALRKARGNKTLAAQLLKIDRKTLYNKMHLYGIKL, encoded by the coding sequence ATGCAACAGAGAATACTGATCATCGAAGATGACACCACCTTTGGAACCATGTTGCAAAGGTGGTGTCTTCGTAATGGATACGAGGCTGAGCTATGCTCAAAAGTGTCGGCTGCACAAGAGGTACTAACAAACAAGAAAGTAAACCTCGTGCTGACGGATCTTCGTCTGCCCGACGGAGACGGAATCCTGCTCCTGCAATGGATTCGGGAGCAAAAGATGACTATGCCCGTTATCGTTATGACCAGTTATGCTGAAATACGGAGTGCAGTGGCAGCCATGAAGCTGGGTGCGGAAGATTTCCTTGAAAAACCTATCAATCCTACCGTTCTTAAAGAAAAGATCGAGCAGGCTTTGTCAAAGACGCAGGAAAAAGTACGACCAACCCAACCGGTCAAACCGATAGCCAATAATATGGTGATGGGAAAAAGTGCAGGTGCCAGACTGATGTATAATCACATCTTGCGTGTAGCCCCTACCCGAATGGCCGTACTGATTCTTGGCGAAAGCGGTACCGGAAAAGAGTATGCCGCACGGATGATTCACGAAAACAGTACCAGGAAGAATAAACCGTTTATTGCAGTGGATTGCGGGAGTTTATCGCGGGAGCTGGCTCCGAGCGAACTGTTCGGACACCTGAAAGGCTCATTTACCTCAGCCGTGGAAGATAAAACAGGGGTATTTGTCCAGGCAAACGAAGGAACCGTGTTCCTGGATGAAGTGGGGAATCTGTCGTATGATGTGCAGGTGCAACTGCTCAGGGCCTTACAGGAGCAAAAAGTTCGTCCGGTAGGCTCAGCCAAGGACATCAAGGTAGATGTACGTATCCTTGCCGCAACCAATGAAAACCTCGAAACAGCCATTGCCGAAGGCCGTTTCCGGGAAGATTTATACCATCGTCTGAATGAGTTTTCTGTTTTCGTACCGCCATTGCGGGAACGGAAAGGTGATATTGAAGTATTTGCTAATGAATTCCTACGGCAAGCCAATGAAGAGTTGGATAAAGCGATTCTGGGATTCACCCCGGAAGCCCTTGCTATGCTTGAAAAGCACCATTGGAGCGGAAACCTGCGTGAGCTGCGCAATACGGTGCGAAGAGTGGTTCTGTTTGCATCCGGGGAGATGATTACCCCGGAGGACTTTCCTGCTTTTGCAGCAGCTCCGACGATCGAAGATATGGCCCTGCAACCCGAAAACGAACGGGAACAAATTGAAAACGCGCTCCGGAAAGCGCGCGGCAATAAAACATTAGCAGCCCAACTGCTTAAAATTGACCGTAAAACGCTCTACAACAAAATGCACCTTTACGGTATTAAACTTTGA
- a CDS encoding MgtC/SapB family protein, with protein sequence MSTWLTDIIYSREVTFETSMFRLALSLIIGGIIGYERQHSKHYAGFRTFTLICVGSTVMMLISLYLPQVFWGTYSSDPTRVAGQVITGIGFLGAGAIIQSRGAIKGMTTAASIWMVAALGLAIGAGMYEVSLAGMVITLFILINMANFERKVMIEWNSKTVILVFSDLLVRKAEVEELLRKHGVSIHDIFIEQDFHRNVTELHFSVYVKIKTDYVLLFEQLRKLDAVTSVRIVA encoded by the coding sequence ATGTCAACCTGGCTAACCGATATCATTTATTCCAGAGAGGTCACTTTTGAGACCTCAATGTTCAGGCTTGCGCTCAGTCTTATCATCGGTGGAATAATTGGTTATGAGCGCCAACACAGCAAGCACTATGCCGGATTCCGTACCTTCACGCTGATTTGCGTCGGCTCCACAGTAATGATGCTGATATCTCTTTATTTACCACAGGTCTTTTGGGGGACGTATAGCTCCGACCCGACACGGGTAGCCGGGCAGGTGATTACCGGAATTGGTTTTCTTGGTGCCGGGGCGATTATTCAAAGCCGGGGAGCGATTAAAGGCATGACCACAGCCGCTTCCATCTGGATGGTGGCAGCATTGGGACTGGCTATCGGAGCCGGGATGTATGAGGTTTCTCTGGCAGGGATGGTCATAACGCTTTTTATCCTGATTAATATGGCCAATTTCGAAAGGAAGGTCATGATTGAATGGAACTCCAAAACGGTCATTCTGGTTTTTAGTGACTTGTTAGTCAGGAAAGCAGAAGTGGAAGAATTATTGAGAAAACATGGCGTGTCGATACATGACATTTTCATCGAACAGGATTTTCACCGGAATGTCACCGAACTACATTTTAGTGTCTATGTAAAAATAAAAACCGATTACGTACTTCTTTTCGAGCAGTTGAGAAAGCTTGATGCAGTCACATCTGTCAGAATAGTAGCCTGA
- a CDS encoding hybrid sensor histidine kinase/response regulator: MSIESKIRFKAAGLYIIVGIAAAFMLFYLYNLRSNIQSQKQEIESQHRSLALTNELIYTVGEAQSSVSLFISTNDTLYIRKFGKQIHRIDLLIDTLSVTQPVGKAKLKQIKGLLSRQASNITELNRQLNQPIPVAAISERIHSYKPKQEYTLRISYKKDTIYNTVKRKGFFGRLKEAFNPVKPKMTIVNRQRIDTVRLTDNDSKKILAEVDRMARKADLSYQQNIKSIGQKVAELIASDREISTQISALLMQLHRQTFDSVLTAISRSEKEIDKNYNVSRIGGALALALILLFIILIIYDVNKGKEARDKIRQVMESRHKLLLSVSHDIKSPLGSILGYLELRQQQGEDIRSMKSSARHILALLENLLEFSSLEQGSLTVSKSDFSIYGMNEEISQMFLPLAEAKKLAFSAQSDKVRIHSDQMKIKQIIINLVSNAIKYTRQGEVSLQMKYSEGQLLLTVADTGAGIPEDKLAEIYEPFTRVESNNSLANGSGLGMFVVKGLVDLLGGTIRVTSKVGEGTKVEVTIPCEQVQYVIKSGTKKIAIYEDDPVVAQMVRDMLLKLGHKVVEQEPDIILTDMEMGDITGLDILASAGNVPVVVMTGHSDYTTEKARSLGFDGFLAKPFTLNALREIFGEGEKVEDDLWGDDLDEILEIFRASTADNFDMLKAALEENDFRTAQSICHKMLPMFAQLGYPTDELRRMDARRGEVYEGWQADVEVILNIKV; encoded by the coding sequence ATGAGCATTGAAAGTAAAATACGGTTTAAAGCTGCAGGATTGTATATCATCGTCGGAATTGCAGCTGCATTTATGCTTTTCTATCTGTATAATTTGCGGAGCAATATCCAGTCACAGAAGCAGGAAATTGAGTCGCAACACAGGTCATTGGCTTTAACCAACGAGCTGATCTATACCGTCGGGGAGGCGCAATCGTCGGTCAGCCTGTTTATTTCGACAAATGATACCCTTTACATCCGAAAGTTTGGTAAGCAAATCCACCGGATTGACTTGCTGATTGATACCCTTTCGGTGACGCAGCCTGTGGGTAAGGCAAAGTTGAAACAGATCAAAGGGTTGCTGTCCCGTCAGGCTTCCAACATCACAGAGCTCAACCGGCAGTTAAACCAACCGATCCCGGTGGCGGCCATCAGCGAACGTATCCACAGCTATAAACCCAAACAGGAATATACCCTGCGAATCTCTTATAAAAAGGACACGATATACAATACCGTGAAGCGTAAAGGCTTTTTTGGCAGGTTAAAGGAGGCCTTCAATCCCGTAAAGCCTAAAATGACCATTGTCAACCGCCAGCGTATCGATACTGTTCGTCTTACCGACAATGATTCGAAGAAGATTCTGGCAGAAGTGGATCGGATGGCAAGGAAAGCAGACCTGAGTTACCAGCAAAATATCAAATCGATCGGACAAAAGGTTGCTGAACTGATTGCCTCTGACCGGGAAATCTCTACGCAAATATCGGCTCTGTTGATGCAACTACATCGCCAGACTTTTGATTCTGTATTGACTGCCATTTCACGCAGCGAGAAGGAGATTGATAAGAATTATAACGTGTCGAGAATTGGTGGGGCATTGGCTCTGGCGTTGATCTTATTGTTTATTATTCTGATAATTTATGATGTAAACAAGGGCAAAGAGGCACGCGACAAAATCCGTCAGGTGATGGAAAGCCGGCATAAGCTCTTGTTGTCGGTATCGCACGACATTAAAAGTCCGCTGGGCTCCATCCTTGGTTATCTGGAGCTTCGACAGCAACAGGGAGAGGATATCCGGTCGATGAAAAGCTCTGCCCGGCACATTCTGGCATTGCTGGAAAACCTGCTGGAGTTTTCAAGTCTTGAACAGGGCTCATTAACTGTAAGCAAGAGCGATTTTTCCATTTATGGCATGAATGAGGAGATCAGTCAGATGTTTCTTCCTCTGGCCGAAGCAAAAAAGCTCGCATTCAGTGCACAATCCGATAAAGTTCGGATTCATTCAGACCAAATGAAAATCAAACAGATTATCATCAATCTGGTCTCCAATGCCATCAAATACACTCGTCAGGGAGAGGTATCATTGCAAATGAAATATTCCGAAGGGCAGCTTCTGCTAACTGTAGCTGATACCGGTGCCGGTATTCCCGAAGATAAGCTGGCGGAAATCTACGAGCCTTTTACCCGCGTAGAGAGCAACAATAGCCTGGCGAATGGTTCCGGACTGGGTATGTTCGTGGTTAAAGGATTGGTCGATCTGCTGGGTGGAACGATCAGGGTTACGTCAAAAGTAGGAGAGGGGACTAAGGTTGAGGTGACGATTCCCTGCGAACAGGTACAATATGTCATCAAAAGCGGAACGAAGAAGATTGCCATTTATGAAGATGATCCGGTGGTCGCACAAATGGTGCGTGATATGTTGCTGAAATTGGGACATAAAGTGGTAGAGCAGGAGCCTGATATCATCCTCACCGATATGGAAATGGGCGATATCACCGGGTTGGATATTCTGGCTTCTGCCGGCAATGTTCCGGTAGTAGTCATGACGGGGCACAGTGATTATACGACCGAAAAGGCGCGTTCCCTGGGCTTTGACGGATTTCTGGCAAAACCTTTCACGTTGAATGCATTACGTGAGATTTTTGGTGAAGGAGAAAAGGTCGAAGATGATCTATGGGGCGATGATTTGGATGAAATACTGGAAATATTCCGGGCTTCGACGGCGGATAACTTTGATATGCTGAAAGCTGCCCTTGAGGAAAACGACTTCAGGACAGCCCAATCTATTTGCCACAAGATGCTGCCGATGTTTGCCCAGTTGGGCTATCCGACCGATGAGTTGCGTCGCATGGATGCCCGTCGGGGTGAAGTGTATGAAGGCTGGCAGGCAGATGTGGAAGTTATCCTGAACATCAAAGTTTAA
- a CDS encoding YihY/virulence factor BrkB family protein: MIQKSKSLIEFVTTDIWRISETELSKSKRRLYTLLKALTVSIRRFDEDDLQTRASALTYSTLLAIVPILALLFAIANGLGFKTLIETQLMDYFPGQKVVLEKGLEFASSYLESAKGGVFVGIGIIMLIWAVIVLISHIENAFNDIWLVKKPRSYYRKFTDYLSLFLILPVLMIASSGVSIFITTALESLKEFQVISPVIGIFIRFIPFIITWLIFLSIYIFIPNTKVSFKHALIPALLICIAFQVFQYLYIGGQIWVTRYNAIYGSFAALPLLLLWLQVSWLITLFGAELCYASQNIHNFYFEKDTKHISRRYKDFVTLLIASIVIKQFENGGKPLRAKDISQAHHIPIRLTQDVLYLLSEIEIINESLDEDIDEQIYQPALDINKITVGLLLSRLDLHGSEVFRIDSQSKFYSQWKSLLKSREEMLVSANETLIKDLVIEEKR; this comes from the coding sequence ATCATTCAAAAGTCTAAATCCCTGATAGAATTTGTCACTACCGACATCTGGCGAATCTCAGAAACGGAACTCAGCAAAAGTAAACGACGGCTATATACGTTGCTCAAAGCGCTGACTGTATCCATCCGACGCTTCGATGAGGATGACCTCCAGACCAGAGCTTCGGCACTGACATACAGCACGCTGCTTGCCATCGTTCCTATCCTGGCATTGCTGTTTGCTATTGCCAACGGACTGGGATTTAAAACACTGATCGAGACCCAGTTGATGGACTACTTCCCCGGGCAAAAGGTAGTACTGGAAAAAGGATTGGAATTTGCCTCTTCTTACCTGGAAAGTGCTAAAGGAGGAGTATTCGTAGGAATTGGTATTATCATGTTAATTTGGGCCGTGATCGTATTGATCAGCCACATTGAGAATGCCTTCAACGACATCTGGCTGGTAAAAAAACCCCGCTCCTACTACCGGAAGTTTACTGACTACCTATCTCTGTTTCTCATCCTGCCGGTGCTGATGATTGCGTCCAGCGGAGTCTCTATATTCATCACAACAGCGCTCGAAAGCCTCAAAGAGTTTCAGGTAATCAGTCCGGTAATCGGGATTTTCATACGTTTTATTCCATTTATCATTACCTGGTTGATTTTCCTCTCTATCTACATATTTATTCCCAACACCAAGGTCTCTTTCAAACATGCTTTAATACCTGCACTATTGATCTGTATTGCTTTTCAGGTATTTCAGTACCTCTATATCGGCGGACAGATTTGGGTGACAAGATACAATGCGATTTATGGTAGTTTCGCCGCGCTTCCGTTATTGTTATTGTGGCTTCAGGTCTCCTGGCTAATTACACTTTTTGGTGCCGAGCTCTGCTATGCCTCGCAAAATATTCACAATTTCTACTTCGAAAAAGACACGAAACACATCAGCCGCCGCTACAAGGATTTCGTAACGTTGCTGATTGCCTCCATTGTTATCAAACAGTTTGAGAACGGAGGTAAACCGTTACGGGCAAAAGACATTTCCCAGGCTCACCATATCCCTATCCGCCTGACTCAGGATGTACTTTATCTTTTATCTGAAATCGAAATTATCAATGAATCGCTGGATGAAGATATTGACGAACAGATTTACCAGCCGGCATTGGATATCAATAAAATAACTGTGGGACTGTTGCTTTCCCGGCTCGATTTGCACGGCTCGGAAGTGTTTAGGATTGACTCCCAGAGTAAATTCTATTCCCAATGGAAATCCCTGCTGAAAAGCCGTGAAGAGATGCTGGTTTCGGCAAACGAGACGTTGATTAAGGATTTGGTCATTGAAGAAAAGAGATAA
- a CDS encoding flavin reductase family protein yields the protein MKVDFKPGTMIYPVPAAIVSCGATEDEYNLITVSWVGTICSDPPMCYISVRPGRHSYPILKKNMEFVINLTTEDMAFATDWVGVRSGKDFNKFEEMKLTPGKATMVNAPIIEESPVCIECRVREVMALGTHDMFIADVVNVKADDKYIDPETGEFKLYESKLLAYSHGHYYGLGEHIGKFGWSVQKKK from the coding sequence ATGAAGGTAGATTTTAAACCGGGAACCATGATATATCCGGTTCCGGCAGCTATCGTGAGCTGCGGAGCAACTGAAGATGAGTATAACCTGATTACCGTAAGTTGGGTGGGAACGATTTGTTCCGATCCCCCGATGTGTTACATCTCGGTACGTCCGGGCCGTCACTCTTATCCGATTCTCAAGAAGAATATGGAGTTTGTCATTAACCTGACTACGGAAGATATGGCGTTTGCGACCGACTGGGTGGGCGTGCGTTCCGGAAAGGATTTCAACAAGTTTGAGGAGATGAAGCTCACACCGGGTAAGGCGACAATGGTAAATGCACCCATCATCGAGGAGTCTCCCGTCTGCATCGAATGCCGTGTACGTGAGGTGATGGCATTGGGTACCCACGATATGTTTATCGCCGATGTGGTGAATGTGAAGGCCGATGACAAATACATCGATCCTGAGACCGGAGAGTTCAAGCTCTATGAATCCAAACTGCTGGCCTATTCGCACGGGCACTATTACGGGTTGGGCGAGCATATCGGCAAGTTCGGCTGGTCGGTACAGAAGAAGAAATAA
- the pyrB gene encoding aspartate carbamoyltransferase — MTHKNLVSIKDYSREDILRILKEAEKFEQNPNQKLLDGKVVATLFFEPSTRTRLSFETAVNRLGGRIIGFTDAATTSSSKGETLKDTIKMVSNYADLIIMRHYLEGAARYASEVSNVPVVNAGDGANQHPSQTMLDLYSIYKTQGTLENLQVTMVGDLKYGRTVHSLLIALSHFNPTFHFVAPKELKMPDEYKIFCKKHNIMYFEYSDFTEEVINQSDILYMTRVQRERFTDLMEYEKVKNVYTLHNAMLEHSKENLRVLHPLPRVNEISIDVDDNPKAYYFDQARNGMYARQAIICDVLGLL, encoded by the coding sequence ATGACACACAAAAATCTTGTATCCATCAAGGATTATTCCAGAGAGGATATCCTCCGGATATTGAAAGAAGCAGAGAAGTTTGAGCAGAATCCTAATCAGAAGCTGCTCGACGGGAAAGTGGTGGCGACGCTTTTCTTCGAACCTTCTACCCGTACACGCCTGAGTTTCGAGACCGCCGTTAACCGTTTGGGCGGACGCATTATCGGCTTTACCGATGCGGCTACCACCAGTTCTTCGAAAGGCGAGACCCTGAAAGACACCATCAAGATGGTGAGCAACTATGCCGATCTGATCATCATGCGTCACTACCTCGAAGGGGCAGCGCGTTACGCTTCTGAGGTTTCTAATGTACCGGTAGTAAATGCCGGTGACGGAGCCAACCAGCACCCGTCTCAGACCATGCTCGACCTCTATTCTATCTACAAAACGCAGGGCACGCTCGAGAACCTTCAAGTGACAATGGTGGGAGACCTCAAGTACGGACGTACCGTACACTCGCTGCTGATTGCACTGTCGCATTTCAATCCGACCTTCCATTTCGTAGCGCCAAAAGAGCTGAAGATGCCGGACGAGTATAAGATCTTTTGCAAAAAGCATAATATCATGTACTTCGAGTACAGCGACTTTACCGAAGAGGTGATTAACCAGTCCGACATTCTCTATATGACCCGTGTGCAACGTGAACGATTCACCGACCTGATGGAATATGAAAAGGTGAAAAACGTTTATACCCTGCACAACGCGATGCTGGAACATAGCAAGGAAAATCTTCGTGTATTGCATCCGCTGCCCCGCGTCAACGAAATCTCGATTGATGTGGATGACAATCCTAAAGCTTACTACTTCGACCAGGCCCGCAACGGGATGTATGCCCGCCAGGCCATTATCTGCGACGTATTAGGACTATTGTAA
- a CDS encoding ATG16 family protein encodes MKTFKIYAVIAALALTSASCVENSGKYKSMVAQRDSLKLENEALDSNYNQTLATINDVEAGFAEISKSENRMKLNIKGTSENAASRKAIIGEQMNMIKQIMEQNKARIAELQRISGKKGKENSTLTKTIKRLQGELAEKDALIQSLQEELNQKNIKIDELNGTVNNLNNNVAELNKVSDQQKATIKTQDDNINTVWYCVASTKKLKEAHILSGTGLFQKKKVMDKEFDQQAFTQGDLRSMTSIPTNSKKVTILSAHPKNSYNLVAGANKTISIEITNPSRFWSVSKYLVVQI; translated from the coding sequence ATGAAAACTTTCAAAATCTACGCAGTGATCGCTGCGCTTGCATTGACCTCTGCTTCTTGTGTCGAAAATTCAGGTAAATACAAATCCATGGTTGCCCAACGGGATTCGCTGAAACTGGAAAACGAGGCTTTGGATTCAAATTATAATCAAACACTTGCGACAATTAACGATGTTGAAGCCGGTTTTGCAGAGATCAGCAAAAGCGAAAACCGGATGAAGCTCAATATTAAAGGCACTTCAGAAAATGCGGCATCCAGAAAAGCAATTATCGGTGAACAAATGAATATGATCAAACAGATCATGGAGCAAAATAAGGCCAGGATTGCCGAACTTCAACGGATTTCAGGCAAAAAAGGAAAAGAGAACAGTACTCTGACTAAAACCATTAAACGTCTGCAAGGCGAACTGGCAGAAAAAGATGCGCTGATACAGTCTCTGCAGGAAGAACTTAATCAGAAAAACATCAAGATTGATGAGCTCAACGGCACCGTTAATAATCTGAATAACAACGTAGCCGAACTGAATAAAGTCAGTGACCAGCAAAAAGCAACCATCAAAACCCAGGATGACAACATCAATACAGTATGGTATTGCGTGGCTTCTACCAAAAAGCTGAAAGAAGCACATATCCTTTCCGGAACCGGTCTTTTCCAAAAGAAAAAAGTGATGGACAAGGAGTTTGATCAACAGGCATTTACCCAAGGTGATCTGAGAAGCATGACTTCGATCCCGACTAATAGCAAAAAAGTGACCATTCTATCAGCACATCCTAAAAACAGCTATAATCTGGTAGCCGGAGCAAATAAAACAATCTCAATCGAAATCACCAACCCATCCAGATTCTGGAGCGTATCGAAGTATCTGGTCGTTCAGATCTAA
- the pyrI gene encoding aspartate carbamoyltransferase regulatory subunit: protein MTSKKELLVAALENGTVIDHIPSEHLFEVVSLLGLDSCSNSITIGFNLESQKLGKKGIIKIANRYFHKEEIDRIALVAPNVILSMIRNFRVVEKIKIELPGELVGIAKCPNPKCITNNEPMKTHFKVVNKEEGVVKCLYCERVFDKENLIIR, encoded by the coding sequence ATGACTAGTAAAAAAGAACTTTTGGTAGCCGCCCTCGAAAACGGCACTGTAATTGACCATATACCGTCCGAACATCTGTTTGAAGTTGTTTCCCTTTTAGGATTGGACAGCTGCTCAAATAGTATCACCATTGGATTTAACCTGGAGAGTCAGAAGCTGGGTAAGAAAGGAATCATCAAGATTGCCAACCGTTATTTCCATAAAGAGGAAATTGACCGCATCGCATTGGTTGCACCTAATGTGATCCTGAGTATGATCCGCAACTTCCGCGTGGTGGAGAAGATTAAAATCGAACTCCCGGGTGAACTGGTGGGTATCGCGAAATGTCCGAACCCCAAATGTATCACCAACAACGAGCCGATGAAGACCCACTTCAAGGTAGTGAATAAAGAGGAGGGTGTGGTGAAATGCCTATATTGCGAACGAGTATTTGACAAAGAAAATCTGATTATCCGATGA